From one Nitrosococcus halophilus Nc 4 genomic stretch:
- a CDS encoding DUF6364 family protein — translation MKQNITISLDKEIIKKARVLAAKNATSISRLISDELTAKIIQEERYQQAHRQALADLNTGFHFGGKGIQSRDALHER, via the coding sequence ATGAAACAAAATATCACCATCAGCTTGGATAAAGAAATTATTAAAAAGGCGCGCGTACTGGCAGCCAAAAACGCAACCTCGATCAGCCGGCTGATTAGTGATGAACTCACCGCTAAGATCATTCAGGAAGAACGGTATCAACAAGCGCATCGACAGGCGCTGGCCGATCTGAACACAGGCTTTCATTTCGGCGGTAAGGGTATTCAATCGAGAGACGCGCTACATGAGCGATAG
- the mutL gene encoding DNA mismatch repair endonuclease MutL — translation MTIRILSPQVQQCIAAGEVVARPASVLKELMENALDGGAETVRVKVQEGGRRLIQVIDDGSGLAATEVPLAFERFATSKIVQMEDLAAVRSFGFRGEALGSIASVSRLRLLSREKGTLLGTEARLEGGRMLSLQEMGASVGTRVEVWDLFYNTPARQKFLRSLRTEYGHILNTFTRFALAFPEKHFTLTMDGRELHVLPPATRVDRITALLGQQAAAHLEEFHATGSWGRLGGFVIPTEARGRSPLYLFVNRRPVRNVALYRAIRDGLQEAGSTVLLFLDIHPSQVDVNVHPAKAEVRFRDEQALYEQVRSALKQRTLPWQTQNERVAEEESTYGATQGFRLLGQVENTFLVTLSEGQIYLLDQHAAEERVLYERLQQGKVQPRELVAPQVVTLSPEERAFVETHREALESCGFVVEPLGPQALALRAIPDFLSPPQSGLIFSRLLPRVRSQREDFQQALSCLGAIKAGESLAPEAQERLLNAWVQTDHPHACAHNRPVYFRLSLDEVRRKVGRTGLSCEFDTPSGK, via the coding sequence ATGACCATCCGTATTCTTTCGCCCCAGGTCCAGCAGTGTATCGCCGCAGGCGAGGTGGTGGCGCGTCCCGCCAGTGTGTTGAAAGAACTCATGGAAAATGCCCTGGATGGGGGGGCTGAAACGGTGCGGGTTAAGGTGCAGGAGGGGGGGCGGCGTCTCATTCAAGTAATTGATGATGGTTCAGGCCTGGCAGCCACTGAGGTACCCCTGGCTTTTGAACGTTTTGCCACCAGTAAAATCGTTCAAATGGAAGATTTGGCGGCGGTGCGCTCCTTTGGCTTTCGCGGTGAAGCCCTGGGGAGTATTGCCTCGGTGTCCCGGCTGCGTCTTCTGAGCCGGGAAAAGGGAACGTTATTGGGCACCGAGGCGCGTTTGGAAGGGGGGCGGATGCTCTCTTTGCAGGAGATGGGGGCGTCGGTGGGAACCCGAGTAGAGGTCTGGGACCTGTTTTATAATACTCCTGCCCGGCAAAAATTCCTCCGTAGCCTGCGGACCGAATACGGCCATATCCTCAACACCTTTACCCGTTTTGCTTTGGCTTTTCCCGAGAAGCACTTTACGCTCACGATGGATGGCCGAGAACTGCACGTTCTTCCTCCGGCTACCCGGGTAGACCGGATCACGGCGCTATTGGGCCAACAGGCTGCTGCCCACCTAGAGGAATTCCACGCCACAGGTTCCTGGGGGCGGTTAGGGGGCTTTGTGATCCCTACTGAGGCACGGGGGCGAAGCCCCCTTTATCTCTTTGTTAACCGCCGCCCGGTGCGTAATGTGGCCCTTTATCGTGCTATTCGGGATGGACTTCAGGAAGCGGGAAGCACCGTACTCTTGTTTCTTGACATTCATCCTTCCCAAGTGGATGTCAACGTGCATCCGGCCAAAGCTGAGGTGCGCTTCCGTGACGAGCAAGCCCTTTATGAACAGGTTCGATCCGCCCTCAAGCAACGAACCTTACCGTGGCAGACGCAAAATGAAAGGGTGGCGGAAGAAGAATCAACCTATGGGGCAACCCAGGGTTTTCGTCTCTTGGGGCAGGTGGAGAATACTTTTCTGGTCACCCTGTCCGAGGGCCAGATCTACCTTTTGGATCAGCATGCGGCCGAAGAGCGGGTCCTTTATGAACGGCTGCAACAGGGAAAAGTTCAACCCCGTGAACTGGTTGCCCCCCAGGTGGTCACCCTTTCCCCGGAAGAACGGGCTTTTGTGGAGACCCATAGGGAGGCCCTTGAGTCCTGCGGATTTGTGGTCGAGCCTCTGGGTCCCCAAGCCCTGGCCTTGCGGGCTATTCCTGATTTTCTCTCCCCACCGCAATCAGGGCTTATTTTCTCCCGCCTGTTACCCCGGGTGCGCAGCCAGAGGGAAGATTTCCAGCAGGCCTTATCCTGCCTGGGGGCCATCAAGGCCGGCGAATCTCTTGCTCCTGAAGCCCAGGAGCGGTTGCTGAATGCCTGGGTCCAGACCGATCATCCCCATGCCTGTGCCCATAATCGGCCCGTGTATTTTCGTCTTTCCTTGGATGAGGTTCGGCGCAAAGTGGGCAGGACGGGCTTGAGCTGCGAGTTCGACACCCCCTCCGGAAAATAA
- a CDS encoding AbrB/MazE/SpoVT family DNA-binding domain-containing protein, whose amino-acid sequence MRVTSKGQVTIPQEVRDALGIRPAETEVEFVRDENGRWYLSKARTHRRDRFRTAHKVGTLRMSTEEILALTRGD is encoded by the coding sequence ATGCGCGTTACCAGCAAAGGCCAAGTAACCATCCCCCAGGAGGTCAGAGATGCCCTGGGGATCCGACCGGCGGAAACGGAGGTCGAATTCGTCCGGGATGAAAACGGGCGTTGGTATCTCAGCAAGGCACGGACCCACCGACGCGACCGATTCCGCACGGCACATAAGGTAGGCACCTTGCGTATGAGTACGGAAGAAATCCTGGCGCTCACCCGGGGCGACTGA
- the mutS gene encoding DNA mismatch repair protein MutS: MEKCLLSSDWTLLGVYVRLKVLTFFTVKAVEQGKGRRNTQAVQQPPETDMMAQYRGIKAQYQDALLFFRFGDFYEMFYEDAALASRELDIVLTSRPQAKNSERVPMCGVPYHRLETYVARLIGKGHKVAICEQLEGASKGRGLIQREVIRVVTPGTFFEAERQEGALAALCFEGEQIGMALLQLATGEFLLLEASREELPGVLSRFRPQEILLQEGQRLEALPHYQPFIAEQPAEAFIPEQALTLLADHFGREAIASLVPTARQGLVAAGVLLGYVKETQMGFLPHLQVPKQESRDQFVFLDAQTQRNLELVENIYQGTEEGTLLAVLDRARTSMGRRRLKRWLLHPLRAVTPIQERQDAVAELVLKHSLRTRLQEALAQVLDLERLTSRITSAVANPRDLVALRTSLAPLPLIHDLLSATPIPLLHGLGSQLDVLEDLHAEIQRVLVDEPRVTVKEGGLIRPGVCAELDELHAVGQEGTGWLANYEQQERDRTQIGNLKVGFNKVFGYYIEITKSNLGAVPLDYQRRQTLANAERFITDPLKAFEQQTLLALERAKELEYQRFVELRDQVATQAARLRQTAEVLGTLDGLASLGEVAASQGWVKPEVSEGHHLTITEGRHPVVESLRGEFVPNDLHLGQDPSFLILTGPNAAGKSTYARQAAILVLLAQIGSFVPAETAHIGVVDRIFTRVGAADFLARGLSTFMMEMMETANILRYATSKSLVILDEVGRGTGTSDGQAIAQAVAEMLAQEIKARTLFTTHYHQLAALADRIPSMANARLAVREEQEEVSFLYKVVPGAAPKSYGIYVAKLAGLPPAVVQRASELLAQLEQEESVSPVGNARAEVREVPPPSGWLRREALVARLLELDPLRTTPLEALELLAELRHLAQSSSRSEGWEAAPVMPFSKQSGKG, encoded by the coding sequence ATGGAAAAATGCTTATTATCGAGCGATTGGACCCTTTTAGGGGTCTATGTCAGACTAAAAGTGTTAACTTTCTTTACGGTGAAAGCGGTGGAGCAAGGCAAAGGCAGGAGAAATACTCAAGCGGTGCAGCAACCCCCTGAAACCGACATGATGGCCCAGTATCGTGGGATCAAAGCGCAATATCAGGACGCATTGCTGTTCTTTCGCTTTGGTGATTTCTACGAGATGTTTTATGAGGATGCGGCGCTGGCTTCGCGGGAATTGGATATCGTCCTGACTTCGCGGCCCCAAGCAAAAAATAGCGAGCGGGTACCCATGTGTGGGGTGCCTTACCACCGTTTGGAAACCTATGTGGCCCGCCTGATCGGAAAGGGCCATAAAGTCGCTATCTGTGAGCAGCTAGAGGGAGCCAGCAAAGGCAGGGGGTTGATCCAGCGGGAAGTGATCCGGGTGGTGACGCCGGGCACCTTCTTTGAGGCCGAGCGTCAAGAGGGGGCCTTGGCGGCGCTGTGCTTTGAAGGGGAGCAGATAGGGATGGCGTTGCTGCAACTCGCCACGGGTGAGTTTCTCTTATTGGAGGCCAGCCGGGAAGAGTTGCCGGGGGTATTGAGCCGGTTTCGGCCCCAGGAAATTCTTCTCCAAGAGGGGCAGAGGCTAGAAGCATTGCCCCACTATCAGCCCTTTATTGCCGAGCAACCCGCCGAGGCCTTTATTCCAGAACAGGCATTGACTCTTTTAGCTGACCATTTTGGCCGTGAGGCCATTGCTTCTCTAGTGCCTACTGCACGGCAGGGGCTGGTGGCCGCGGGGGTGTTGCTGGGTTACGTAAAAGAAACTCAAATGGGTTTCTTGCCCCATCTGCAAGTCCCCAAACAGGAGAGCCGGGATCAGTTTGTCTTTTTGGATGCTCAAACCCAAAGAAACTTGGAGTTGGTGGAAAACATTTACCAAGGCACGGAGGAAGGCACCCTGTTGGCTGTTCTGGATCGCGCCCGCACCAGCATGGGACGGCGGCGTCTCAAACGGTGGCTGCTCCACCCCTTGCGGGCAGTCACTCCAATTCAGGAGCGCCAAGATGCGGTGGCTGAGCTGGTGTTAAAACATTCCCTGCGAACTAGGCTGCAAGAGGCCTTAGCCCAAGTCCTGGATTTGGAACGGCTGACTTCACGGATCACCTCGGCAGTGGCCAATCCCCGGGATCTGGTGGCCCTGAGAACTTCATTGGCACCGTTGCCTCTCATCCATGACCTGCTAAGTGCTACTCCCATCCCGTTGCTTCACGGTCTGGGTAGCCAGCTGGATGTTTTGGAGGATCTTCACGCTGAGATCCAGCGGGTCCTGGTGGACGAGCCCAGGGTAACAGTGAAAGAGGGCGGACTGATTCGCCCTGGAGTGTGTGCCGAGTTGGATGAGCTCCATGCGGTGGGGCAGGAGGGAACGGGCTGGCTGGCCAATTATGAGCAACAGGAGCGAGATCGCACCCAGATCGGGAACCTTAAAGTGGGGTTCAACAAAGTCTTTGGTTACTATATTGAAATCACCAAGTCCAATCTGGGCGCGGTTCCTTTGGACTATCAGCGCCGCCAGACCTTGGCCAATGCAGAGCGCTTTATTACCGATCCGCTCAAGGCATTTGAGCAGCAAACCTTACTGGCCCTGGAGCGGGCCAAAGAATTGGAATATCAGCGCTTTGTGGAACTGCGGGATCAGGTGGCCACCCAGGCTGCCCGCTTACGTCAAACCGCTGAAGTTTTAGGCACCTTGGACGGATTGGCCTCCTTAGGGGAGGTGGCCGCCAGCCAAGGCTGGGTGAAACCAGAAGTGAGCGAAGGCCATCACCTGACGATTACGGAGGGCCGTCATCCGGTGGTGGAGTCCTTGAGAGGAGAATTTGTGCCCAATGATCTCCATTTGGGCCAAGACCCTTCTTTTCTCATTTTGACCGGCCCCAATGCGGCGGGTAAGAGCACCTATGCCCGCCAGGCGGCTATTTTGGTGTTGTTAGCCCAAATAGGGAGTTTTGTCCCAGCGGAAACTGCCCATATTGGCGTGGTGGACCGTATCTTCACCCGCGTTGGGGCAGCGGACTTCCTGGCCCGGGGGCTGTCTACCTTTATGATGGAAATGATGGAAACCGCCAATATTCTCCGCTATGCCACCTCTAAAAGCCTGGTGATCCTGGATGAAGTGGGGCGGGGTACCGGCACCTCCGATGGGCAAGCCATTGCCCAGGCGGTGGCGGAAATGTTGGCCCAGGAAATCAAAGCCAGAACCTTATTTACCACCCATTATCATCAATTGGCGGCGTTGGCGGATCGCATTCCCAGCATGGCCAATGCCCGCCTGGCAGTCCGGGAAGAGCAAGAGGAAGTTTCTTTTCTCTATAAAGTGGTTCCTGGCGCGGCCCCTAAGAGTTATGGCATTTATGTGGCCAAGTTGGCAGGCTTGCCCCCTGCTGTGGTTCAGCGGGCCAGTGAACTATTGGCCCAACTGGAGCAGGAAGAAAGCGTTTCTCCCGTTGGCAACGCCAGGGCGGAGGTTAGGGAAGTTCCCCCTCCTTCCGGCTGGCTTAGACGGGAGGCTTTAGTGGCTCGCTTGTTGGAGCTGGATCCTCTGCGCACGACCCCTTTGGAGGCCTTGGAACTGTTGGCGGAGCTCAGGCATTTAGCCCAGTCCTCTTCCCGCTCAGAAGGCTGGGAGGCTGCCCCGGTCATGCCCTTTTCCAAGCAGTCCGGTAAAGGATGA
- a CDS encoding efflux RND transporter periplasmic adaptor subunit, which produces MRNRPHYLKVILPVVLLLAGIVTSWAIVQSPPVVETAPPQVEPPRVETVAAQPKSVRLKVHSQGTVRACTEMELTAEVSGKVVQVAPGFREGGLFNKGDLLVQIDPRDYDLAVVKARARVAEAHGQLLREEAKAELARKDWQSIGNGEPNPLLLRVPELEEKRAKLKAAKAELEEALLDRERTELRAAFDGRIRERWVEVGEYVEEGTPLARLFAVDRAEVRLPLDPAELAFLDLSLASQQDLGAKGPKVILRASLAGKRHSWEGRIVRTEGVIDEKTRMLYVVAEVRDPYGYLDAAQGAPLPVGLFVEAEIEGRTFNPVHLLPRRALRQDGQVLVVNGQHRVSFREVEVLRVEGEWAVIRGSLQHGGGADADFVGARGGSRASDSPCGDLGLWRLVFDSGDLGVGAGGLFNLRGYPKGDKALGQNGVALGFSLKRKDQLHRGKIGGKAAFVTCH; this is translated from the coding sequence GTGCGAAACCGACCGCATTACCTGAAAGTCATACTTCCCGTGGTTTTGTTATTGGCCGGCATCGTGACCTCCTGGGCCATTGTCCAATCGCCCCCCGTAGTGGAGACCGCGCCGCCCCAGGTGGAACCCCCTCGGGTAGAGACGGTGGCGGCGCAGCCTAAGTCGGTGCGGTTGAAAGTTCATTCCCAGGGGACGGTAAGGGCCTGCACGGAAATGGAATTAACTGCCGAGGTTTCCGGGAAGGTGGTCCAAGTAGCGCCTGGTTTTAGGGAGGGAGGACTTTTCAATAAGGGCGATCTGTTGGTGCAAATCGATCCGCGGGATTACGATTTGGCGGTTGTCAAGGCCCGGGCGCGGGTGGCGGAAGCCCACGGCCAGCTGCTTCGGGAGGAGGCCAAAGCGGAGTTGGCCCGGAAGGATTGGCAGAGTATTGGCAACGGTGAACCTAATCCCTTGCTGTTAAGGGTGCCGGAGCTGGAAGAGAAGCGAGCTAAGCTCAAGGCGGCCAAGGCCGAACTCGAGGAAGCTCTACTGGATCGGGAGCGCACCGAATTGCGGGCCGCCTTCGATGGTCGGATTCGGGAAAGGTGGGTCGAGGTGGGGGAGTATGTGGAGGAAGGCACCCCCTTGGCTCGGCTGTTTGCCGTGGATAGGGCGGAAGTGCGCCTGCCCCTGGATCCGGCCGAATTGGCCTTTTTGGATCTGTCGTTGGCCTCCCAACAGGACTTGGGGGCGAAGGGGCCCAAAGTCATTCTGCGAGCTTCCCTAGCAGGGAAACGCCACTCCTGGGAGGGCCGAATCGTTCGCACCGAAGGGGTGATCGACGAGAAAACCCGGATGTTGTATGTCGTTGCCGAGGTGCGGGATCCTTACGGCTATTTGGACGCTGCCCAGGGGGCGCCGCTGCCGGTGGGTTTATTTGTGGAAGCGGAGATTGAAGGCCGGACCTTTAATCCGGTCCACCTGCTTCCCCGCCGTGCCTTGCGCCAAGACGGCCAGGTGCTGGTGGTCAATGGCCAGCATCGGGTCAGCTTTCGGGAGGTGGAGGTATTGCGGGTTGAGGGAGAGTGGGCGGTCATACGAGGGAGTTTGCAGCATGGAGGAGGGGCTGATGCCGATTTTGTGGGAGCAAGGGGCGGAAGCCGAGCGAGTGATTCCCCTTGCGGTGACCTTGGCCTTTGGCGTCTTGTTTTCGACTCTGGTGACCTTGGTGTTGGTGCCGGTGGGCTATTCAATCTTCGCGGATATCCGAAGGGGGATAAGGCGTTGGGGCAAAATGGGGTTGCCCTGGGCTTTTCATTGAAAAGGAAGGATCAACTCCACCGAGGGAAAATAGGTGGAAAAGCGGCCTTTGTCACGTGTCATTAG
- a CDS encoding NAD(P)-dependent oxidoreductase, giving the protein MQVGFIGLGAMGKPMAKNVAKAGFLDAVWNRTQATAETLAQELQITCAREPAELAAAVEAIFTCVSADKDVLTVVEALAPGLASGKIVVDFSTVSRETARRAAAIVRDKGADFLDSPVSGGVEGARNGTLAMMVGGQGATLARIRPVLNTMASRIVHMGEVGTGQATKAVNQIMAAGINEAVTEALAFGEAQGLDMAKVIDAISSGAAGNWFLEKRGGTMLQGKFNPGFKVALHHKDLHLGKAMAGQLGLPLPLTEMALTDYQRLLEKGFGEEDISALYRLKRSG; this is encoded by the coding sequence ATGCAGGTAGGTTTTATCGGTTTAGGTGCCATGGGAAAGCCCATGGCAAAAAATGTGGCAAAAGCTGGTTTTCTTGATGCCGTCTGGAATAGAACCCAGGCAACGGCGGAAACCTTAGCCCAGGAATTACAAATCACCTGCGCACGAGAACCGGCGGAATTAGCCGCAGCAGTGGAGGCAATATTCACTTGTGTCTCCGCCGACAAAGATGTACTCACCGTGGTTGAAGCCCTTGCTCCCGGTCTTGCCTCTGGGAAAATAGTGGTAGATTTTTCCACTGTGAGCCGGGAAACCGCCCGTCGCGCGGCGGCTATTGTCCGGGATAAAGGCGCTGATTTTCTGGATTCTCCAGTTTCAGGCGGCGTGGAAGGGGCCCGTAACGGCACCCTGGCGATGATGGTGGGAGGTCAGGGGGCCACGTTAGCCAGAATCCGGCCGGTGCTTAACACCATGGCCAGTCGCATTGTGCACATGGGTGAGGTCGGTACCGGGCAGGCCACTAAAGCAGTCAATCAGATCATGGCGGCAGGAATCAATGAGGCTGTCACCGAGGCCTTGGCTTTCGGTGAAGCCCAGGGCCTGGACATGGCAAAAGTCATCGACGCGATCTCCAGTGGCGCGGCCGGCAACTGGTTTCTGGAAAAACGGGGTGGAACCATGCTTCAAGGCAAGTTCAATCCTGGCTTTAAAGTCGCACTACACCATAAAGATCTTCACCTCGGAAAAGCCATGGCAGGGCAACTCGGTCTCCCCCTGCCTCTTACCGAAATGGCCCTGACCGATTATCAACGATTGCTGGAAAAGGGCTTTGGCGAAGAGGACATCTCCGCTCTTTACCGACTCAAGCGGTCAGGTTAA
- a CDS encoding PIN domain-containing protein, protein MSDRFFIDTNVLIYAYDLDAGAKHLKAASIVKTCWEQRNGLISTQVLQEFYVNVTRKIPMPVPLAKARGVLNTYEAWPIIVNELSDVLFASELQERYQLSFWDALIVAAAHKGRATVLLTEDLNSGQIIAGVAIQNPFL, encoded by the coding sequence ATGAGCGATAGATTCTTTATCGATACGAATGTCCTTATCTACGCCTATGACCTGGATGCTGGAGCAAAACATTTAAAGGCCGCCAGCATTGTAAAAACATGTTGGGAACAACGAAATGGTCTTATCAGCACCCAAGTGTTACAGGAGTTCTACGTCAATGTGACTCGTAAGATCCCCATGCCCGTGCCACTGGCAAAAGCGAGAGGTGTGCTCAATACCTATGAGGCATGGCCGATCATTGTCAACGAATTGAGCGATGTGTTGTTTGCGTCCGAATTACAAGAGCGTTATCAACTTTCTTTTTGGGATGCCTTGATTGTTGCGGCTGCCCATAAGGGCAGGGCGACAGTGCTATTGACCGAAGATCTCAATTCGGGCCAGATCATCGCTGGCGTGGCGATCCAAAATCCGTTTCTCTAA
- a CDS encoding IS1 family transposase translates to MNNLRCPRCELSHIKKNGRTHYSKQNHACLNCGRQFVADAHRIDETTRALVKKLLLERLSLRGICRVLEVSLTWLLQFIDELYAHLPDDLGVQSVSPDRAIEMFCLEVQADELWSFVGCKANKQWLWLALDPCSRQVLAFYVGDRSRMAYPRWVRLAAHNTTRPC, encoded by the coding sequence ATGAACAACTTGCGTTGCCCACGTTGCGAATTATCGCACATTAAGAAAAACGGTCGCACCCACTACAGTAAACAAAATCACGCCTGTCTGAACTGCGGGCGGCAGTTTGTGGCCGACGCCCATCGTATTGACGAGACCACGCGCGCCTTGGTTAAAAAATTGCTGCTAGAGCGGCTGTCGTTGCGAGGCATTTGTCGGGTACTGGAGGTGAGTTTGACGTGGTTGCTGCAGTTTATCGATGAGCTATACGCGCACTTGCCTGATGACCTGGGTGTTCAATCGGTCTCACCCGATCGGGCCATTGAGATGTTTTGTTTAGAAGTCCAAGCCGATGAATTATGGAGCTTTGTTGGCTGTAAAGCGAACAAGCAATGGCTCTGGCTGGCGCTCGATCCCTGCTCGCGCCAAGTATTGGCCTTCTATGTTGGTGACCGCTCACGGATGGCGTACCCGCGATGGGTAAGATTGGCGGCCCATAACACCACGCGCCCCTGTTGA
- a CDS encoding RRXRR domain-containing protein has protein sequence MNRVFVLDTDRKPLMPCSPARARRLLRDGKAAVYRMQPFTIILKYRVDPNPQPVEFKVDPGSKITGLALVGNFPQQGRVVLWAANLTHRGYAIRERSPT, from the coding sequence ATGAATAGAGTTTTTGTATTAGACACTGATAGAAAACCGTTGATGCCATGCAGCCCAGCAAGGGCAAGACGGCTGTTGCGAGACGGGAAGGCCGCGGTTTATCGGATGCAGCCATTTACGATCATCCTGAAATATAGGGTTGATCCCAACCCGCAGCCGGTTGAATTTAAGGTTGATCCGGGCAGCAAAATAACCGGGCTGGCTTTAGTTGGGAATTTTCCTCAACAGGGGCGCGTGGTGTTATGGGCCGCCAATCTTACCCATCGCGGGTACGCCATCCGTGAGCGGTCACCAACATAG
- a CDS encoding type II toxin-antitoxin system VapC family toxin — MSIVLIDTCVLTDLATPESECFPWSADTLECLDADHVFVINPIIYAECAIGYTTIEEMEAFIAHLDFSVKPLPHEALFLAGKAFLHYRKNKGLKSNVLPDFFIGAHAAVEKYLLMTRDKGRFSTYFPSVELILPFQ, encoded by the coding sequence ATGTCAATCGTACTGATCGATACCTGCGTCCTTACCGATCTGGCTACGCCGGAAAGCGAGTGTTTCCCATGGAGCGCCGATACCTTGGAGTGTTTGGATGCAGACCATGTGTTCGTGATCAATCCGATTATTTATGCCGAATGTGCCATCGGCTACACCACCATAGAAGAAATGGAAGCCTTCATCGCGCACCTCGATTTTTCCGTCAAACCCTTGCCCCATGAAGCTTTGTTTTTGGCAGGCAAGGCCTTTCTTCACTACCGGAAAAACAAGGGCCTAAAAAGCAACGTGCTGCCGGATTTTTTCATCGGTGCTCATGCCGCCGTTGAAAAATATCTGCTAATGACACGTGACAAAGGCCGCTTTTCCACCTATTTTCCCTCGGTGGAGTTGATCCTTCCTTTTCAATGA